A stretch of Actinomycetes bacterium DNA encodes these proteins:
- a CDS encoding DUF4499 domain-containing protein, producing the protein MAASSRKPNLFWRLLVLVGVGTSAVVSIDDNAWEAFDEATGRSISRDTIRGLFTGTVALHALEGAAAWRAARNNGLEHPVRWGLSTFMWGFPVLLRLRRAKRISTLD; encoded by the coding sequence ATGGCGGCAAGCTCACGCAAACCCAACCTGTTCTGGCGACTGCTCGTGCTCGTCGGTGTCGGCACCTCCGCGGTGGTCAGCATCGACGACAACGCGTGGGAGGCATTCGACGAGGCCACCGGCCGCTCGATCAGCCGCGACACCATCCGGGGCCTGTTCACGGGCACGGTGGCGCTCCATGCGCTCGAAGGTGCCGCCGCGTGGCGCGCAGCGCGCAACAACGGCCTCGAGCACCCGGTTCGCTGGGGACTGTCCACGTTCATGTGGGGCTTCCCGGTGCTCCTGCGGCTCCGCCGCGCCAAGCGCATCTCGACCCTCGACTGA
- a CDS encoding SDR family oxidoreductase — translation MDDRRVLVTGAGSGIGAGIASVLADRGWQVAVNDIDVDPASEMAAQVDGVAVPGDVGSGIEAIVDGAAEALGGLDALVSNAGIHRRTPLAEATADQLDDVYSVDLRAVVLGASAALRHIAPGGAIVNVSSIAAITPQMGVGLYTAAKAGVSAFTAQAAVEFADRGVRVNAVAPGMVRTAMAEAVYADEALHERRRAMVPSGRIGTPQDIGRVVAFLLSDDASYVNGQTIVVDGGFTNVLIDQLPHPEPS, via the coding sequence GTGGACGATCGACGTGTACTCGTGACCGGCGCAGGGTCAGGAATCGGTGCGGGCATCGCATCGGTGCTGGCCGATCGAGGCTGGCAGGTGGCGGTCAACGACATCGATGTCGATCCCGCCTCGGAGATGGCAGCCCAGGTCGACGGGGTGGCAGTCCCCGGTGATGTGGGGTCCGGAATCGAGGCGATCGTGGATGGTGCGGCCGAGGCCCTGGGTGGCCTCGATGCACTCGTCTCCAACGCCGGGATCCACCGGCGCACCCCGCTGGCGGAGGCGACCGCCGACCAACTCGACGACGTGTACTCGGTGGACCTTCGGGCGGTCGTGCTGGGAGCGTCGGCAGCCCTGCGCCATATTGCCCCCGGAGGAGCGATTGTGAACGTCTCCTCGATCGCGGCCATCACGCCGCAGATGGGGGTGGGGCTCTACACCGCCGCCAAGGCGGGCGTGAGCGCGTTCACAGCCCAGGCTGCGGTGGAGTTCGCGGACCGCGGCGTGCGCGTCAACGCCGTCGCTCCGGGGATGGTGCGCACCGCCATGGCCGAGGCCGTCTACGCCGATGAGGCACTGCACGAGAGACGCCGCGCGATGGTGCCTTCGGGGCGGATCGGCACTCCGCAAGACATCGGCAGGGTCGTGGCCTTCCTGCTGTCCGACGACGCGTCATATGTCAACGGACAGACGATCGTGGTCGACGGCGGGTTCACCAACGTGCTGATCGACCAGCTCCCGCACCCAGAACCTTCGTAA
- a CDS encoding NAD-dependent epimerase/dehydratase family protein, giving the protein MRVIVTGAAGFIGSHIVDSLLAQGDDVVAVDNLDPGAHQERPGWLAEGAQWHERDVRDPATWTDLLPGADAVCHQAAKVGLGVDFGDAGDYVSNNTVGTTVLLSALHESGFEGPVVQASSMVVYGEGRYRCDRHGVVRPGARVPEVMDAGDFEPPCPQCGAPLAPEPVTESAPTDPRNVYAMTKLNQEVLASAWSREHAKAVTSLRYHNVYGPRMPRNTPYAGVMSIFASALRERRRPAVFEDGGQLRDFVHVRDVAAANLAALKASAPHDGPLNVASGQPMTLFEAASQLCAADGRGIQPEVVGGYRLGDVRHVVGSPEAAERAIGFSAAVMPADGFAEFVSAPMRAPVHE; this is encoded by the coding sequence ATGAGGGTCATCGTCACCGGTGCTGCCGGTTTCATCGGGTCGCACATCGTGGACTCCCTCTTGGCCCAGGGCGACGATGTAGTGGCGGTCGACAATCTGGATCCCGGCGCCCACCAAGAGAGGCCCGGATGGCTGGCCGAAGGCGCGCAGTGGCATGAGCGCGATGTGCGCGACCCCGCCACATGGACGGACCTCCTTCCGGGCGCCGACGCTGTGTGCCACCAAGCCGCAAAGGTGGGACTCGGCGTCGACTTCGGCGACGCCGGCGACTACGTGTCCAACAACACAGTGGGCACGACAGTGCTGCTGTCGGCCCTGCACGAGTCGGGCTTCGAAGGCCCGGTCGTGCAGGCATCTTCGATGGTCGTGTACGGCGAGGGCCGATACCGATGCGATCGCCACGGGGTCGTCAGGCCAGGAGCGCGGGTCCCGGAGGTGATGGATGCCGGCGACTTCGAACCTCCGTGCCCGCAGTGCGGTGCCCCGCTGGCACCGGAACCGGTGACCGAGAGCGCTCCGACCGACCCGCGCAACGTGTACGCGATGACCAAGCTCAACCAGGAGGTCCTCGCCTCGGCGTGGTCACGCGAGCACGCGAAAGCCGTCACCTCTCTCCGCTACCACAACGTGTACGGGCCCCGGATGCCACGCAACACGCCCTATGCAGGAGTGATGTCCATCTTCGCCAGTGCGCTGCGCGAGAGGCGCCGGCCCGCAGTGTTCGAAGACGGCGGGCAGTTGCGCGACTTCGTGCACGTGAGGGACGTCGCTGCCGCCAACCTCGCGGCGCTCAAGGCTTCGGCTCCCCACGACGGTCCGCTGAACGTCGCCTCGGGGCAGCCGATGACACTGTTCGAGGCGGCCAGCCAGCTGTGCGCTGCTGACGGCCGCGGGATCCAACCCGAAGTCGTCGGTGGCTACCGGCTCGGAGATGTGCGCCACGTGGTCGGCAGCCCCGAGGCAGCGGAGCGGGCCATCGGATTCAGCGCTGCGGTCATGCCCGCGGACGGCTTCGCCGAGTTCGTCTCGGCGCCGATGCGAGCGCCGGTGCACGAGTGA